Proteins from a single region of Dyadobacter fanqingshengii:
- a CDS encoding PepSY-associated TM helix domain-containing protein: MKKGSFRRSLFKLHSWLGLITGIFLILLGLSGSVLVFRTELDKFFNQDLLHVSSAENAVPNDALQRCYDHITSRYPNLDGIAWVNPDAGPGEAYDFRMYFNDTRLMTYDLALISFNPYTRAILREGPSTQFTPSFIEWLFQFHFSFQLGMPGAALTAIFGITMLLSLLTGAVVYRKMLWKVLTFRVRVNRKNWRTISSDLHRIVGVWSLLLNAVIFFTGFWMNLFAFQAKTWQNELVPTKPNTRVSVSSDQIYHRALSAMPDLEPTYVYLPTQPGRKFEVRGYTKGQLKLWGSGNSVRMDQQNGEILQISRFAEKPLGARIEATFFPLHVGNFGGLGVKILYVFIGLTPGLLAITGFLLWWRRVKS; encoded by the coding sequence ATGAAAAAAGGATCGTTTCGCCGAAGCCTTTTCAAGCTGCACAGTTGGCTCGGCCTGATTACCGGGATATTTTTGATCCTGCTTGGATTAAGCGGCTCTGTTCTGGTTTTCAGAACGGAGCTGGACAAATTTTTCAACCAGGATTTGCTGCACGTCTCATCTGCGGAAAATGCGGTTCCCAATGATGCATTGCAGCGTTGTTACGACCACATTACCAGTCGATATCCCAATCTCGACGGCATTGCATGGGTCAATCCCGATGCCGGGCCGGGCGAAGCTTATGATTTCAGAATGTATTTCAATGACACCCGTTTGATGACATATGATCTGGCATTGATTTCTTTCAATCCTTACACCCGCGCTATCCTGCGAGAAGGACCCTCAACCCAGTTCACGCCGAGCTTCATCGAGTGGCTGTTTCAGTTTCATTTCAGTTTTCAGCTTGGCATGCCAGGTGCTGCGTTGACGGCCATATTCGGCATTACCATGCTGCTGTCGCTGCTTACAGGCGCGGTCGTATACCGGAAAATGCTATGGAAAGTCCTGACCTTCCGGGTCAGGGTCAATCGCAAGAACTGGCGTACGATCAGCTCAGATCTGCACCGCATTGTCGGTGTATGGTCCCTGCTTCTGAATGCGGTGATTTTCTTTACTGGTTTCTGGATGAACCTGTTTGCATTCCAGGCAAAAACGTGGCAGAACGAACTGGTCCCTACCAAACCAAACACGCGCGTTTCCGTCTCGTCCGACCAGATATATCACCGCGCGTTGTCGGCGATGCCGGACCTGGAACCCACCTATGTTTATTTGCCTACACAGCCAGGGCGTAAATTCGAGGTCAGGGGTTATACCAAAGGACAGCTGAAATTATGGGGCAGCGGAAATTCAGTGCGGATGGATCAGCAAAACGGCGAAATTCTTCAAATCAGCCGTTTTGCCGAGAAGCCTCTGGGAGCGCGCATTGAAGCAACATTCTTCCCCTTGCACGTCGGTAATTTTGGCGGACTTGGGGTAAAGATCTTATATGTGTTTATCGGGCTAACACCCGGCCTCCTCGCCATAACGGGCTTTTTGCTTTGGTGGCGGCGGGTTAAGAGCTGA
- a CDS encoding phosphocholine-specific phospholipase C, with product MDSRRDFLKKAAVLTGSGAMANMLPPVIQKALAINPEPGSTFYDAEHVVFLMLENRSFDHQLGTLQGVRGFNDPRAMDLPNKNKVWFQSNAEGDTYGPFHLNVKNTKIAWMGSIPHGWTDQTDAMNDGKYDRWLDVKKPNKKDYSHIPLTMGYCDRNDFPFYYSLADAFTVCDHNFCSSITGTHPNRYYWMSGTVREKNETDALAHLWNISNYVYPELDWKTYPERLEENGIPWKVYQNEITMGYGLKGEESSWLSNFGTNVLEYFKAYNVRFHEGGIANLQTKKEAVLQTIADLEKQPSDESKDRKLAAAKKLLANYETAQKKFNAETFSGLSETGKNLNTKAFTTNISDADFQTLTPLQYNDGGTERTLNVPKGDIFHQFRQDVEQGTLPAVSWLMPPARFSDHPGEPWFGPWYVSEVMEILLKNPEVWKKTIFVLTYDENDGYFDHVPPYTVPNPYKENTGKVSAGIDPKMDFATKKQQTNPSMNDAKLRDGSIGLGYRVPMIIASPWTRGGYVNSEVFDHTSSLQFLENFIEKKFGKNVREENITNWRRTICGDLTSVFRPYNGEKIEKPAFLDKNQFIEGIHQAQFRQTPDNFKKLAHAEIEEISKDLRDSPAFPTQEKGVRPACALPYELYSNAHFDKTKNQLELSFKAGNAIFGQKASGAPFRVYAMNPYQDDPLRSWDYSAAAGDILTDEWNIGDFADSKYHLRVYGPNGFFRDFKGNGNNPLLNVTCNYQSSGKKLTGNVEVVIENMDSKPHQITVSDNSYKTGEQQKTITAKGKATMVLNLSKSFNWYDFSIKVRGSEHFEERFAGHVETGAVTKTDPLMGGIV from the coding sequence ATGGATTCGAGAAGAGATTTTCTAAAAAAAGCAGCCGTACTTACCGGCAGCGGCGCAATGGCCAATATGCTGCCGCCTGTCATCCAAAAGGCGCTGGCAATCAACCCGGAGCCTGGCAGTACATTCTATGACGCTGAGCACGTCGTCTTCCTGATGCTCGAAAATCGCTCTTTCGATCATCAGTTGGGCACATTGCAGGGAGTTCGCGGCTTTAACGATCCGCGCGCGATGGACTTGCCGAATAAAAACAAGGTATGGTTCCAATCCAATGCTGAAGGAGACACTTATGGCCCGTTCCATTTGAATGTAAAAAACACCAAAATCGCGTGGATGGGCTCGATCCCACACGGCTGGACAGACCAGACGGACGCCATGAACGATGGTAAATACGATCGCTGGCTGGACGTTAAAAAGCCAAACAAAAAGGATTATTCGCACATTCCGCTTACCATGGGCTATTGCGACCGGAATGATTTCCCGTTCTACTACTCGCTTGCCGATGCTTTCACCGTTTGCGACCATAATTTTTGTTCGAGCATTACCGGCACGCACCCCAACCGCTACTACTGGATGTCGGGCACTGTGCGGGAAAAGAATGAAACGGACGCGTTAGCACACCTTTGGAACATTAGCAACTACGTTTATCCCGAGCTGGATTGGAAAACCTACCCCGAACGACTGGAAGAAAACGGCATTCCCTGGAAAGTATATCAGAATGAAATTACAATGGGTTATGGGCTGAAAGGGGAAGAAAGTTCGTGGCTGAGCAACTTTGGGACAAATGTGCTGGAATACTTTAAGGCCTACAATGTCCGCTTTCACGAGGGAGGCATCGCCAATTTGCAAACCAAAAAAGAAGCCGTGCTCCAAACCATCGCTGACCTGGAAAAGCAGCCTTCGGACGAATCGAAAGATAGAAAACTGGCCGCCGCTAAAAAGCTTCTTGCCAACTATGAAACGGCCCAAAAGAAATTCAATGCGGAAACGTTTTCCGGCCTTTCCGAAACAGGTAAAAATCTCAATACTAAGGCATTTACCACCAACATCAGCGACGCCGACTTTCAGACACTCACCCCTTTGCAATATAATGATGGAGGGACCGAACGCACACTGAATGTACCAAAAGGTGACATATTCCATCAGTTCAGGCAGGATGTGGAGCAGGGAACATTGCCGGCAGTATCCTGGCTGATGCCGCCTGCGCGGTTCTCAGACCATCCGGGTGAACCCTGGTTCGGGCCGTGGTATGTGAGTGAGGTGATGGAAATCCTGCTCAAAAACCCGGAGGTTTGGAAGAAAACCATTTTCGTCCTCACTTATGATGAAAATGATGGCTATTTCGACCATGTTCCGCCTTACACAGTTCCAAATCCGTACAAGGAAAATACGGGTAAAGTGTCAGCCGGAATAGACCCGAAAATGGACTTTGCGACTAAAAAGCAACAGACCAACCCATCTATGAACGACGCCAAGCTGCGCGACGGGTCCATAGGCTTGGGATATCGTGTGCCAATGATCATTGCTTCGCCCTGGACACGCGGCGGATATGTCAATTCCGAGGTTTTTGACCACACGTCATCGCTTCAATTTCTGGAAAACTTTATTGAAAAGAAATTTGGCAAAAACGTTCGCGAAGAAAATATTACAAACTGGCGCCGGACCATTTGCGGCGACCTGACTTCTGTTTTTAGGCCTTACAATGGTGAAAAAATTGAAAAACCTGCATTTCTTGACAAAAACCAGTTCATTGAAGGCATTCATCAGGCGCAGTTCCGGCAAACACCCGACAATTTCAAAAAGTTGGCTCATGCGGAAATAGAAGAAATCAGCAAAGACTTACGTGACTCGCCCGCTTTTCCGACGCAGGAAAAAGGAGTTCGCCCGGCATGTGCGCTGCCTTATGAGTTGTATTCCAACGCACATTTTGACAAAACAAAAAATCAGTTGGAACTGTCATTTAAGGCTGGCAATGCGATTTTCGGACAAAAAGCGAGCGGCGCGCCTTTCCGCGTTTACGCAATGAACCCTTATCAAGACGATCCGCTTCGCTCCTGGGATTATAGTGCGGCAGCAGGCGACATATTAACGGACGAATGGAATATCGGCGATTTTGCAGACTCAAAATATCATTTGCGCGTGTATGGCCCTAATGGTTTTTTCCGTGACTTTAAAGGCAACGGCAACAATCCGCTTCTGAATGTAACTTGCAATTACCAAAGTTCGGGCAAAAAACTGACCGGAAATGTAGAAGTGGTGATCGAGAACATGGATTCAAAACCACATCAGATTACCGTTTCCGACAACAGCTATAAAACAGGTGAACAACAAAAAACCATCACAGCCAAAGGGAAGGCGACAATGGTTCTGAACCTTTCGAAATCATTCAACTGGTATGATTTCAGCATAAAAGTTAGAGGCAGCGAACATTTTGAAGAGCGCTTCGCAGGTCACGTTGAGACGGGCGCAGTAACCAAAACCGACCCGTTAATGGGCGGGATCGTCTAA
- a CDS encoding transporter, translating into MKPKFYTSLILTGFLFSWSGAFSQGKFAISATVAPFYGHSKSTLEVIVPDSYSPGTFSTETWKSEVSPKGYWVGLNTRYSFSEKWSASTGLWFGYSTIKSSTTSSRSHNFSIPVLANYQPSAKKLSPYFSAGALWNFGTTSRLTIPDIGTATFKSGRNTSRISPIVGAGVIYRFAPRLSIIAQPTFSYAIPPSGINTKAYQLALNVQLMFH; encoded by the coding sequence ATGAAACCGAAATTTTACACCTCATTGATCCTCACCGGATTTCTCTTTTCCTGGTCAGGCGCATTCAGCCAGGGTAAGTTTGCCATTTCTGCAACAGTGGCTCCTTTTTACGGACATTCCAAAAGCACCTTAGAAGTTATAGTGCCCGATTCATACAGCCCCGGAACATTTTCTACTGAGACCTGGAAATCGGAAGTGTCACCAAAGGGATATTGGGTGGGCTTGAACACAAGATACTCTTTTTCTGAAAAATGGTCGGCGTCAACGGGCTTGTGGTTTGGTTATTCCACAATAAAGAGCTCCACCACCAGCAGTCGTTCCCATAATTTTTCTATTCCAGTCCTTGCCAATTATCAGCCGTCCGCAAAAAAGTTATCGCCGTATTTTTCCGCAGGTGCGTTATGGAATTTTGGTACAACAAGCCGGTTAACGATCCCGGATATCGGAACGGCAACTTTCAAGTCGGGCCGAAACACTTCAAGGATATCGCCTATCGTCGGGGCGGGTGTGATTTATCGTTTTGCGCCGCGCTTATCGATCATTGCCCAGCCCACTTTCAGCTACGCAATCCCGCCTTCCGGTATCAACACCAAGGCATATCAACTGGCCCTGAATGTGCAATTAATGTTTCATTAA
- a CDS encoding TonB-dependent receptor: protein MYIKYLSLLIFVTTISTNVFAQPESGILNGRIVNSVQQAISGASVTLQSTDFGTITDADGQFRLTGITPGSYILSVSNIGYTAYTQSLRISKGKNSFLNLQLSESREELAEVVVSTAKTRYQVLTSSASTRSNTPLLSTPQSVQVLSSAVLRDRQAFTLNEIAGSFTGMKANNGNGNFQIRGFTAYSPNDASFLLYNGIRGNLFLWSQQPLLYNIESVELLRGPSGALFSEGSPGGVVNFITKKPLSEKRASVDLSLGSWGFGRASLDFTGPVDRRKKLLYRAIIGYDRSESFRDYQEKKNLFIAPSLTYLFNRKTSLNLELNYAYQKAVQQYDNGSFVYSRPDGSFDFNYYPNNLTIQSPTDYGKTHNASATLTFDHQISNNLKLTVVERAVRNVLDYTDHIPVGRIRNDSISRGFQDWETDRFSLQTTAFATYTAKTGPLGHQLTAGSDYNRYGWTQNDYQYKSSTRISILHPDYAGSIPDASVPADESDDNKRVTNLIGAYIQDQVSVGNRFKVLLSLRYDNYNGKETPLSDRDNKQGDALQASGWIPRIGLVYLPLKNVSIYGTFLKSFNPQTSNNVLAGGPFPTRKATQYEVGSKADLLSNRLSATLSLYQIDYANILTAAPTDENSHRQAAIDGTRSRGGEFSVTGNLNALSLIAGYAFNEHVLVSTSTYGKKGDRFANAPKHQINFWGKYAFPSGVLKGFGVAAGVRYASDQVGLLSNQNFIFPSYTVLDAALSYQRNRFQLQVNAYNLANKHYFTGSRSGVTLAGLGDPFNVRVGITYQLW from the coding sequence ATGTATATCAAATATCTATCGCTGTTAATTTTTGTTACAACAATCTCCACAAATGTCTTCGCACAGCCTGAATCGGGCATATTAAATGGCCGTATCGTGAATTCTGTGCAACAAGCCATCTCAGGGGCTTCCGTCACATTGCAAAGTACAGATTTCGGAACCATTACGGATGCCGATGGTCAGTTTAGGCTTACGGGTATTACGCCAGGGTCATATATCCTTTCCGTTTCCAATATTGGTTACACTGCTTACACCCAAAGCCTTCGGATCTCGAAAGGGAAGAATTCGTTTCTGAATCTGCAACTGTCGGAAAGCAGGGAGGAACTGGCAGAAGTTGTGGTTAGTACAGCCAAGACACGTTACCAGGTGCTGACCTCGAGTGCGTCAACACGCAGCAATACGCCGTTACTTTCCACGCCGCAGTCGGTGCAGGTCCTGTCTTCCGCCGTGCTACGCGACCGCCAGGCTTTTACATTAAATGAGATTGCCGGTTCTTTCACAGGAATGAAGGCAAATAACGGAAATGGTAATTTTCAGATTCGTGGCTTCACGGCTTATTCACCTAATGATGCCAGTTTTTTACTATATAATGGTATCCGCGGAAACCTGTTCCTGTGGAGCCAACAGCCACTGCTTTATAACATTGAATCCGTTGAATTGCTTCGTGGTCCGTCGGGCGCTTTGTTTAGTGAAGGTTCGCCGGGTGGCGTGGTTAATTTTATTACCAAAAAACCCTTGTCCGAAAAACGAGCGAGTGTGGATCTCTCTTTGGGCAGCTGGGGTTTTGGTAGGGCTTCACTTGACTTCACCGGGCCTGTTGATCGCCGGAAAAAGCTTTTGTACCGGGCCATAATCGGGTATGACCGTTCGGAAAGTTTCAGGGATTATCAAGAGAAGAAGAATTTGTTCATCGCACCGTCGCTGACCTATCTTTTTAACAGAAAGACTTCCTTAAATCTCGAACTGAATTACGCTTATCAAAAGGCTGTTCAACAATACGACAACGGGAGCTTCGTGTATTCGAGGCCTGACGGCAGTTTCGACTTCAATTATTATCCCAACAATCTGACGATCCAAAGCCCGACGGATTATGGTAAAACGCATAATGCATCGGCCACGTTGACCTTTGACCATCAGATCAGTAACAACCTGAAACTAACGGTCGTCGAGCGGGCGGTACGAAATGTGCTGGACTACACAGACCACATTCCGGTGGGAAGGATCCGGAACGATTCCATCAGTCGTGGATTTCAGGACTGGGAAACGGACCGGTTTAGTCTGCAAACAACTGCATTCGCGACATATACAGCAAAAACAGGTCCGCTGGGACATCAGCTCACGGCAGGCTCAGATTATAACCGTTATGGCTGGACCCAAAATGACTATCAATACAAATCCTCGACAAGGATCTCCATTCTTCACCCGGATTATGCAGGCAGTATTCCTGATGCTTCGGTTCCGGCCGATGAATCGGATGATAATAAGCGGGTTACAAACCTGATAGGGGCTTATATACAGGATCAGGTCAGTGTAGGTAACCGATTTAAAGTACTGCTTTCCTTGCGTTACGACAATTATAATGGTAAAGAAACACCCTTGTCGGACCGGGATAACAAACAGGGCGATGCATTGCAAGCTTCTGGCTGGATTCCCCGGATAGGGCTGGTGTATTTGCCATTGAAAAATGTGTCGATTTACGGAACATTCTTAAAGTCATTTAATCCCCAAACCTCCAATAATGTGCTTGCCGGCGGCCCGTTCCCAACCCGTAAGGCAACCCAGTACGAGGTTGGTTCAAAAGCTGATCTGCTCAGTAACCGCCTGTCTGCCACCTTATCATTGTATCAAATTGATTATGCAAACATTCTGACAGCGGCACCTACGGACGAAAATTCGCACCGGCAGGCAGCGATTGACGGGACGCGGAGCAGAGGCGGAGAGTTTTCCGTTACCGGAAATCTGAATGCGCTGAGCCTGATTGCGGGATATGCATTCAATGAGCACGTGCTGGTGAGTACGAGTACATATGGTAAAAAAGGCGACCGCTTTGCCAATGCGCCGAAGCATCAAATTAATTTCTGGGGCAAATATGCATTTCCATCCGGTGTACTCAAAGGTTTCGGAGTGGCTGCGGGTGTTCGCTATGCAAGTGATCAGGTTGGTTTGTTAAGCAATCAAAATTTCATTTTCCCTTCCTATACGGTGCTCGACGCGGCGCTTTCCTATCAGCGCAACCGGTTTCAGTTACAGGTGAATGCTTACAATCTGGCAAACAAGCATTATTTCACCGGAAGTCGTTCGGGTGTAACATTGGCCGGACTGGGCGATCCTTTTAATGTAAGGGTAGGGATTACTTATCAGCTCTGGTAA
- a CDS encoding FG-GAP repeat domain-containing protein, whose protein sequence is MSQKLKLVTFVTLFASCFTASAQAQQKEKQASPIKFEKRMVASESIESVGVFDVDNDGKPDLVSGEFWYKGPEFFDRFYIGEVKRVREYWDDFATIPMDVNGDGKMDFITGGWFNKSLIWRENPGNNKDPWKDHIIDETGNVETARAWDVDNDGHLEIVPNNPNLPFKFYKLDRDKAGKALGTFTKVQVAEKQGHGLGFGDLNGDGRGDFIISSGWLEAPKDVMKDKWVAHNDFTFEDASVPMIVADVNGDSKNDIIVGQAHSYGLDWYEQTSKAGKTAWTRHNIDPFTSQYHSMDWVDLDGDGKMELVTGKRYRAHNGGDPGEKDVVGLYYFQWNGEAFVKQTISHGPYGVGKGIGVYFSIADLTGDGRKDIIVAGKDGLCVFFNKGNE, encoded by the coding sequence ATGAGCCAAAAATTGAAGTTAGTCACATTTGTTACCCTGTTTGCAAGCTGCTTTACCGCATCAGCCCAGGCGCAGCAGAAAGAAAAGCAGGCATCGCCGATCAAGTTTGAAAAGAGAATGGTCGCTTCCGAAAGCATTGAGTCCGTGGGTGTTTTTGACGTGGACAATGATGGCAAGCCAGACCTTGTTTCCGGTGAATTCTGGTATAAAGGGCCTGAATTTTTTGACCGTTTTTACATTGGCGAAGTGAAACGCGTCAGAGAATATTGGGATGATTTTGCCACCATTCCCATGGACGTAAACGGCGACGGAAAAATGGATTTCATCACCGGCGGCTGGTTCAACAAAAGCTTGATATGGCGTGAAAATCCAGGCAATAACAAAGATCCCTGGAAAGACCATATCATCGACGAAACAGGCAATGTTGAAACGGCGCGTGCATGGGATGTCGATAATGACGGACATCTGGAAATTGTTCCGAACAACCCGAACCTGCCATTTAAATTCTACAAACTGGACCGGGATAAAGCCGGGAAAGCGCTCGGCACATTTACCAAAGTGCAGGTCGCTGAAAAACAAGGCCATGGCCTTGGCTTCGGCGATTTGAACGGAGACGGACGGGGCGATTTCATCATCAGCTCAGGCTGGCTCGAAGCGCCGAAAGATGTGATGAAAGACAAGTGGGTCGCACATAACGATTTCACTTTCGAGGATGCGAGTGTGCCCATGATTGTCGCGGACGTAAATGGTGATTCCAAAAATGACATCATTGTAGGTCAGGCACATAGCTATGGATTGGATTGGTATGAACAAACCTCAAAAGCAGGTAAAACAGCGTGGACGAGGCACAATATCGACCCATTTACTTCCCAATATCATTCCATGGACTGGGTGGACCTGGACGGTGACGGCAAAATGGAACTGGTAACCGGAAAGCGTTATCGGGCGCATAACGGAGGAGACCCTGGCGAAAAGGACGTAGTAGGATTGTATTATTTTCAATGGAATGGGGAAGCATTTGTCAAGCAGACTATCTCTCATGGCCCTTATGGCGTTGGAAAAGGCATTGGCGTGTATTTCTCCATTGCGGATTTGACCGGCGATGGCCGAAAAGACATTATCGTGGCCGGAAAAGATGGGCTTTGCGTATTTTTTAATAAAGGCAATGAATAG
- a CDS encoding RagB/SusD family nutrient uptake outer membrane protein — MKTIYILMLSAALGSCSDFLEVSPQNAVVPANFFQSEADFAQAVNGAYAPLQSLYNNQTSWAMGEMRSDNTHFFYNNDFRSPMPEEIDEFVNGAENTVTADRYYVNFDIIARANKILSVIDEVSLDKAKSDNFKGQALFLRALAYFDLVRYYGGVPLPLTPASDLATATLPRSGKEQVYAQIIEDATAATGLLLDKATQEPGRATSGAAWMLLGDVHLAMKNWAGAESALAKVTGYALVGDYAAVFNPSNKNHSESVFEVQYLQGTSLNLSSSFPYAFVPLTPDYAKLTLGPVGSQSASGSGWNIPTDDLLAAYESRTVDKRFNTSIGFLTGPSTVSDTSYVNLPYIKKFQYPHSVFNQTNTNFPIYRYAETLLAQAEAANEQGKVADAQNFLNQVRKRAGLANTTASNQATLRAAILKERRIELAFENKRWLDLVRTRNAITVMNAYGAKLKANPAYFYLTPATYTLTENDLLFPIPFLEIQVNPDLDQNPGY, encoded by the coding sequence ATGAAGACCATATATATTTTAATGCTGTCCGCCGCGCTGGGATCGTGCAGCGATTTCCTGGAAGTTTCTCCGCAAAACGCAGTGGTGCCCGCCAATTTCTTCCAATCGGAAGCTGATTTTGCGCAGGCTGTAAACGGCGCTTATGCGCCGCTGCAAAGTTTATATAACAACCAGACAAGTTGGGCCATGGGTGAAATGCGCTCAGATAACACGCACTTTTTTTACAACAATGATTTCCGCTCGCCAATGCCAGAGGAGATCGATGAATTTGTGAACGGGGCCGAAAACACGGTCACTGCCGATCGCTATTACGTTAATTTTGACATCATTGCGCGTGCCAACAAGATCCTTTCTGTGATTGATGAGGTGAGTCTGGATAAAGCAAAAAGTGACAATTTCAAAGGTCAGGCGCTTTTCCTCCGTGCATTGGCTTATTTTGATCTGGTTCGCTATTATGGCGGCGTGCCGCTTCCGTTAACGCCGGCCTCCGATTTGGCTACGGCAACATTGCCCAGGTCCGGCAAGGAGCAGGTTTATGCGCAAATTATCGAAGATGCCACTGCTGCCACCGGCTTGCTGCTCGACAAAGCAACCCAGGAGCCGGGAAGGGCCACGTCGGGCGCCGCGTGGATGCTTTTGGGTGATGTGCACCTGGCGATGAAAAACTGGGCGGGCGCCGAAAGCGCACTCGCCAAAGTGACAGGCTATGCACTCGTGGGCGATTATGCTGCGGTTTTTAACCCATCCAATAAAAACCACTCGGAATCCGTGTTTGAAGTGCAATATCTGCAAGGAACTTCTCTGAACCTGTCCAGCTCATTCCCGTATGCTTTTGTTCCGCTCACGCCGGATTATGCCAAGCTTACACTAGGCCCGGTAGGATCGCAATCTGCGTCCGGGTCGGGGTGGAACATTCCTACCGATGATTTGCTGGCAGCATACGAAAGCCGCACCGTGGATAAGCGATTCAATACTTCAATAGGCTTTTTAACAGGGCCTTCGACCGTTTCCGACACGAGCTACGTCAATCTGCCTTACATTAAGAAGTTCCAGTATCCGCATTCCGTATTCAACCAAACCAACACAAATTTCCCCATCTATCGCTACGCAGAAACTTTACTGGCGCAGGCGGAAGCGGCGAATGAGCAGGGAAAAGTGGCTGATGCGCAAAACTTTCTGAACCAGGTGCGTAAAAGGGCCGGGCTAGCCAATACAACGGCAAGCAATCAGGCAACACTCCGCGCGGCAATCCTGAAAGAACGCAGGATAGAGCTGGCTTTTGAAAATAAGCGCTGGCTGGATCTGGTTAGAACGAGAAATGCAATTACAGTGATGAATGCTTATGGTGCGAAATTGAAGGCAAACCCGGCCTATTTCTATCTGACGCCGGCCACTTATACGCTGACTGAAAACGATCTTTTGTTCCCTATTCCTTTCCTCGAAATACAAGTCAATCCTGACCTGGATCAGAATCCGGGATATTAA
- a CDS encoding phosphopantetheine-binding protein, with protein sequence MLDSLKEDLKKQIIEQLNLEEVTPADIDEDKPLFHSSGLGLDSIDALELIVMFEKYYGIEVLEPQESKKAFNSISSMADYIRERTPGS encoded by the coding sequence ATGCTGGACAGCCTTAAAGAAGATCTTAAAAAACAGATTATCGAACAATTGAACCTGGAAGAGGTAACCCCTGCCGACATTGATGAAGACAAGCCGCTATTTCACAGCTCAGGCCTGGGCCTGGATTCTATCGACGCATTGGAGTTGATCGTCATGTTTGAAAAATATTACGGAATTGAAGTTCTGGAACCACAGGAAAGTAAGAAGGCATTTAACTCCATATCTTCCATGGCCGATTATATTCGTGAAAGAACGCCCGGCAGCTAG
- a CDS encoding PQQ-dependent sugar dehydrogenase: MKKINPTLRTGLKVLIFSASMLMLVASCSDDDSFWDAMVPETNKEETATQVEGYVFYPAVQAATEANVAQLKVPAGFTISKFAEGVGKPRILVVNSNGNVYTSDREAGVVVMLADANGDGIAEDKKTVATIKQVHGLTIYNGKMFMVTVREVYEATMNADGTLGQPRMLIDDLPDGGQHPNRTIAFGPDKKMYITVGSTCNSCVEPNPELATILRAEEDGSNRKIFAKGLRNTIGFGWHPETSELWGMDHGIDWLGDDEQKEEVNQIKQDAHYGWPFIYGEGKYNPGTRPTGDTTYQQYLQKTSLPSLTYQAHAAPMSMAFYTGSMFPGEYKNDAFVAMRGSWNRSSPVGYRIVRMHFENGKPVRFDDFVTGFIVSNNRAHFGRLVGVAMHKDGSLLFSDDTNGVIYRVAYK, encoded by the coding sequence ATGAAAAAGATTAACCCAACCTTACGAACGGGACTCAAAGTCCTGATTTTCAGCGCTTCCATGCTGATGCTGGTGGCAAGTTGCAGCGATGATGACAGCTTCTGGGACGCAATGGTTCCCGAAACAAATAAGGAGGAGACGGCCACACAGGTGGAAGGCTATGTTTTTTATCCCGCTGTGCAGGCCGCAACTGAGGCTAATGTTGCGCAATTGAAAGTACCGGCTGGTTTCACGATCAGTAAATTTGCAGAAGGAGTGGGCAAGCCCAGAATTCTGGTGGTGAACAGCAACGGAAATGTTTATACGTCCGACCGTGAAGCAGGCGTCGTGGTCATGCTCGCGGATGCGAATGGCGACGGCATTGCGGAAGACAAAAAGACTGTGGCGACCATCAAACAGGTTCACGGCCTCACCATCTACAATGGGAAAATGTTTATGGTGACTGTAAGAGAAGTGTACGAAGCCACCATGAATGCGGACGGAACTTTGGGACAACCGCGCATGCTGATTGACGATTTGCCGGACGGTGGGCAACATCCGAACCGCACCATTGCTTTCGGGCCGGATAAGAAAATGTATATCACGGTGGGAAGCACCTGCAATTCATGCGTGGAGCCTAATCCCGAACTGGCAACTATTCTTCGCGCAGAAGAAGATGGCAGTAACCGCAAGATTTTTGCAAAAGGATTGAGAAACACAATCGGTTTTGGCTGGCACCCGGAAACCAGCGAGCTATGGGGAATGGATCACGGGATCGACTGGCTGGGTGATGATGAGCAGAAAGAGGAGGTGAATCAGATCAAGCAGGACGCGCACTATGGCTGGCCTTTCATTTATGGAGAAGGAAAATATAACCCCGGCACAAGGCCAACAGGCGACACCACTTACCAGCAATATCTGCAAAAAACCTCATTGCCTTCGCTCACTTATCAGGCACACGCTGCGCCGATGAGCATGGCATTTTACACGGGTTCCATGTTCCCGGGCGAGTACAAAAACGATGCATTTGTGGCGATGCGCGGTTCCTGGAACCGAAGTTCACCCGTTGGTTACCGCATAGTCCGCATGCATTTTGAAAATGGTAAGCCTGTTCGGTTTGACGACTTCGTTACGGGTTTCATTGTGAGCAACAACCGCGCTCATTTTGGTCGTCTGGTAGGTGTCGCTATGCACAAAGACGGCTCACTGCTTTTCTCGGATGATACCAATGGTGTGATTTACCGGGTCGCTTATAAATAA